The sequence below is a genomic window from Paenibacillus sp. DCT19.
ATTCACAGCAATAACGCCTTCGATCACGTTCAAGGTATTGTGAATAAAATGTGGATCCATCTGTGCGCGTATAAAAGCAAGCTCAAACTGCTTAGATTGAATCTCCGAGTTTACATATAAAATATGATTGTGGTGCTTCTCTTCATTAAGAGCATTAATGATCTCTGCGACAGAAAGGGCAAATGCAATCGCCGACACACAAGAAAGAAAAAATAAGTAATAATTCATGATGTAACTTTGAGGCAACGCACCAAGAACCATCATATAAAATATAAGCACCGACACCAAACATAAGAGCCATGCTGTAATGAGATGCGGCGAACGAATGGTTTTGCTCCTTATTCCTTTAAACATAATGATAAAATACAATACATACATCAAAGTAGATGCACCCGCACCAAATGCTCCCAACTCTTTACTAACGAAAAGAAACAGCAATAACGTGATGGGGTAGAAACCAATGAGCAGCTTCAAACAAAAATCGATCCTGGGAAACCTGGTTTGGGTCTGAAAAATGGCTCTCATGAAAATCGCGATGGCAAGGGACATGAAAATACCGATGCCCGTCGAATATTCCGCAAGCCAGTAGGCGTACTTGAAGCCGGTGATGTTCACAAGCCCTGTCATAGCTGCATTCCATAACAAGGTCGTGGATACATAAAAGCAGGATTTTATAAACGTTTTGTTTCTAATAGCAACGCCCATGAATAAGTTATAAAAAAACAAGGCTACGGCAATGCCGACCAAGATGCCTCCTGCCCACACATTGATCATACTATTCTTTCTAAATAAATCCTCATTCAAGATCCCTACAACAAAGTTTTGTCCATATAGCGATTTGCTTGTCATATATATGTACTGATTATGATCAAAATTAGATGGAATTTTGATTGCAGGGTAAACATAGTTGATCTCATCGGAATTGCCCTTATATGCGTATCCAAAATGCTTTGTTATGTAGTCATTACTTGTCGGGAGATATATCGTTACATCTTCAAAAAGAGGGTTGTTTATCGTGAGGTAATTAACTTCATCCCCATTATACCGGTTTAATTTTATTTTGAACCATAATTGAACCGGGGAGTAGCCAACCTTAGAATAGTTGCTCGGTAAAGCTTTGAATTGCT
It includes:
- a CDS encoding histidine kinase; translated protein: MRSESTAFLVKVMTIFITISLCTAFVFVIYFQDLNQSKDTISMEILRDQSGNMTLSDVKVSEQFKALPSNYSKVGYSPVQLWFKIKLNRYNGDEVNYLTINNPLFEDVTIYLPTSNDYITKHFGYAYKGNSDEINYVYPAIKIPSNFDHNQYIYMTSKSLYGQNFVVGILNEDLFRKNSMINVWAGGILVGIAVALFFYNLFMGVAIRNKTFIKSCFYVSTTLLWNAAMTGLVNITGFKYAYWLAEYSTGIGIFMSLAIAIFMRAIFQTQTRFPRIDFCLKLLIGFYPITLLLFLFVSKELGAFGAGASTLMYVLYFIIMFKGIRSKTIRSPHLITAWLLCLVSVLIFYMMVLGALPQSYIMNYYLFFLSCVSAIAFALSVAEIINALNEEKHHNHILYVNSEIQSKQFELAFIRAQMDPHFIHNTLNVIEGVIAVNQEKAGNLVNDLSHYLRNIFDYSNSERYISIDEELDAVKFYVRIEQARFPNKVMVNYEIDSGIQLRVPRMVIQPLVENAIKHGIRKRKIAGTVTIRVNELEQGYLIAVEDDGVGIEEVDKDKLLEYSAGKGIGLASINARLMAEYGTQLQIVSEKGKGTAVRFIVPIKEQP